The following is a genomic window from Colletotrichum lupini chromosome 5, complete sequence.
GCGCATGAGCCACCAGCCAGACAGACCAAGACAAGCCAAAGAAAACGGACGACGAACTGAGGCCAGGAGGACGAGTTGCGACCAGGACGGAAGAGGAAGTCTTGGGAAGCTTAGTGCAAAGGGTGTATTTTTTTTTGTGTCGCGCGCCGCCTTGGAGATGGTGGTGTTAGTGCAGGTGGGCAGAGTGCATTGGAAGTGACATAGCCAGTGGAGGCAGGCGTGGCAGGGTAAGTACCTAAGTATCCATACCTGAGCACCTCAGCATGCAGTCTGTAGGAAGGTACCTGGCTAAAATTTGATGCTAGGCAATATTTAGATGTTCATTTTGGGCCGGGATAGATGCACCTCAAGACTACGGAGTAATACTGTCTGAACGAATACacagtacttattatttgtCGGGTGTGGTTCACGTTGTGTGGTCGTGGGTGAATATCGCGGTGTGGGAATCATGAAAGGGCAAAGAACAGGTAGAAGCTCTGGGCAATTCATTTCAATCTGGGCTCTGTTCCCCTCCTCGTGCGGCGTGCGGCGTGCCCCTGAGCTGGAGGTGTGGGAAAAGTGCGGGAGGGGAGGTGAGGCTTGGCTCCTGGAGGACAGACAGTGGAGCGTGGAGTGGTTCCGTCCCTGAGGTGTCGAGATGTGGGCGATGGATGATCCAATGCATCTGAGCACGAGAGGAAAGATGCCCACCATTCAGGTACCAAGCATCTGAGGCAAGCCGAATGTGCTGTGTTCCTCGGGTGGTCAGGTACGGGCTAAGGTAGGTATATGCATGCATGCATGCAAAGTCCAGGGGTGCAAAAAGCGAGCGAGCGAGCCGTCCTTCCCTTCCCCGTACGGTGTGCAGCGTGGTCCCTCCCCAAGGGACCCAATTGCTTTCGGACGATGGTCAAATGTTTGGGATGGTGGGGCAGAATGCTGCAAAGGAAGGACTCATGGAAAAGAAGGTGAAGACGAAGCGTCAAAAgcccaaggtaccttacctaaaGTACCTTATCCGGGAAGTGACAGCCCGCCGCAGGTGCCTCTTCACTATTCAAAGCTCGGGGCAAGTACAAAAGTACGTCAGGTAAGGTACATGACATCTCGTGGAACCTTCCCGTCCTGTCTTGCTTTGCCTCGACAATCTTGGGCAGGTGGAAAGTGCAAACATCTTtcatacctaccttacctaaggcAGGTAACGTAAGTACCTCCAACCTTCTCTCTCAAGTCAGGGCAGACAGAACGCGCTCAAGACAAAACTTCAAGAACGGTTACAACAGGTTGTAAAACACCCGCTCGCGTTCTCGATTCTCTACTACCGTGTGTCTCACTGCGAGGCTCAGAGACGTCAGCGGGAGGGAACCAAGACGGGACTAGCGTCTCGCGTCTCCAAGAAAGGTCTCGTCGCGGTCGTTGTCTCCAGCATGATGGGATGGTTTCGGTGACATCTGCTCATTGCCCACTGTCGAGCCCCTTGCAGTGTGGAGGAAGAAATGGAATCAATGGATGACAGGAGGAAACCTGGAAGAGTTTCCATCCAAGACCTCCCGGCGAAAGGAGGACCCTGGGACCTGCACAAGACTGGGGTGGCTGGCACTCGTCATGATTTATGTACTCAGATGCGAAAGTCAAAGGCCAAATTTCTATCCGTATGTGTCCGTGTAACCCACGATAAAAGAAGCTCTGATCCGAATAGGTAAATTAAATGCATCTCTCTTGACCGGCAATCTGTCTATGTTGTATCATTTTCGTCCTAGCCAGATTTAAATTTGCCTGCGCCTCTTGTTGTGCAACAAGTCTGCGATTATCGAAAATACTTGATGGATTCGTCAACCCCGGGTCCCTGCCCAGGCAATCAAGCACCCCCCCGTGTTGGCCCCTTTTTTGATGTTCCTGGTAGATGAGATATGGACCGGTGACCCGTCGTCGACGAAACAACCATTGCCAGACGGGTATCGGGGTTCCTGTCTCGAAACGATGCCAGATACTACTGACTACGGTGAATCCTCTGCGAGGTTTACCCTTCGAAGCCTTCACACCAATATGCGCGCATGCCTAGCTTGTTCGTGCGGATACGGAGCCCACGGTCAAAATCGTCCTAGCGAGAGCGACATTGAACCAACTACCTTGCGGAAAGGGGCAAGGTAAGTCCACGTTGAGATGAGAGAAAGGGAAGGGGGCaaagggtaaaaaaaaaagtctccGACTGCGAAGAGCCGGACGAATCGGTAGAAAATGAGCTCACGTCGTGCTGGTCTGCTGTTGCAGGGATATAGATGCAAGGTCGCAAACAGAGTGGGTTCTTATGGTTTCTCAGTTAATTAGACGCAAAGGGACCCTGACCCTGAACCCTGTCTCTTTCTCGCTCTTGAGTCTTGGCCCTACTCCCCTGCTGCCGCCTGCCGTGCGACATCCTCGTCTTCCGTCTAGACCGTCGGGGTCGTGATCGTGGTCTGCCTTTTACGACAAAGTCAGGTATCCAGTTGTACGGATACTCGTAGCTATACGTATATATCCCCATCAAACGGGAGCTTCTCGGTCGAAAATCGCGCCAGACCTTTGGATCCGATTTACACATCATGCCGGCATCCAATAGACTTCACTTCGATAGTCTTGTCCTGGGTCTCGTCTTGCCTGTTCAACGTCAGTCAAACAAACACAACATCACCAACTTGAGTGTCCGCAGAGGGTCGTATCAGTCGCAGCGATCATGAGTCCAGGAAAGAGGTTCCCACCGACAGGTGGAGAGATCCACTTCCACACGCGACGCATCCTGGTGCAGAACAGTGCCAAATACGGAGATTCACGGTAGGACTTCTACAGTATACTTTGTGCCAACCTCACGTTGCACCACCAATTCATCTTCCCCGCGGTTAGCGACAAAGAGACGAAGCCATCGCCAGCGATGGTTCCTTCCGTTATTGGTTCCAAAAGCTGAAATGACCATACGTTGGGCGGACGTTACTTCGATCAGTATCAAAGGACAACACGAGGCGTCACATTCCTCTTGTTCCCAGCACCAGTGTCAACACGCCTTAGTGTAGCCGTGTCGTTCCTCAACCGACACGGCAGCCATCACTCTCAAGATTCAACATCCCGAGACATCATCGTCTGCAACTCTGCTTCAATCGCCTCGCATAGCATAACGGCTTGTCGTGGCGTACCAGCTTACTTCCCTCTTGGCTTCTGCCTGCATCTTGAAGCCCCTCTCATCAATGATCTCCATGGCATTCATCAGGCCATCTGGCGGAATGACTCGTTTCTTCTTTCTGGTGTTGACACTGCAGAAGCAAGATTGAGAGTGTTGCATTTTCTTTCTTACTCGTGCGCGAGCATGTACATCAAGCCACAAAGCCCACTCTTCGGCCGGGTCTCTCTGCGACAGGCAGGAAAAAGAAACAACTCATCTACCTAAACCTCAGATTAGCTACCGCACACAATCCTCCTTGGTTTCCACCATACCGGTCTGCCTCTTCGATGGCGGGGATACAAACTCGGTCAGCAAGCCCAGATCTTGCATCACGTTGCTCATGTACACGGCTTTCGACACATACAGTGCAACCGTCACATCGTCTCGCAGTCTGCGACGTGCCATCGTCCTTCTGCTAAGTGGTCTCCAGCCTGCTTGAAGCGTTTTCAATGGCCCTCTCCAGACTCTCCTGCACCTCTGCGGCCCTATCAGCATGTCTTTCCAGAAATCCGGCCCTTTTGGCTGCTCATGCTGGTGGACTTCGAGACGAGTCCACGGAAACAACTCTTTCCATGATCCTGTCAGCATCGGTTACATCAAGAATAGCCCCGCCAACGTGCAGCCCGCCAGCAAGACTTGCCGGAGCGACGAAACGAAACGAGCGGACAGAGCCGGGTTGTCGCGCATTCCAAACGGGGTCACAGTTCTCAGACCTCTCAATCAAATATCAGGTGAAAGCCAAGACTCAAGAGTCAACGCGAGGATGAAACTCCCGCGGCCGTTGCATGAGCAAACAGAGACCCAGTTCTCTCAGCTGCCTCTCCACTTTCTATTGTCGAGAGCTGATCGCACGCGGCACGCAGCGCGCACGAATGCTTGACTTTTATCATGCCAGATGATGATGGGACGAATAACCCAGCATCGGCGCGCTACTGATGATTTCTTCACGTCCGAGCTACAAGCTACGTTACCGACATCGGGGTTTAATTGTCAAAGAGTCGAGTCAATCTCGACGCTCCAGCACTGGAAATCGTTACCACGGCCCACTCTGGATGCCAAAGTCGCAATTCCCAATGGACGCACCATTACCTTCTCGCACAGACAAGGGGCCAGAGGACGACTGACATTCGTCAATCTGAGATGCCAACGATCACGCCGATGAAGCGCGAACCGATGGCAGTCATTGAGGAGCAGAATTACTGCACACCACACACTGTGACCCTTAGGTTGACGCAATGCTTGGAAACAATCCCACATTTGAGCGTCCAGACACTCCAAAGCTATAACATCTCGGCCAGTCACAGTAGTACACGATGATACTCCGAGACTCTCCATTTCTACACTCTCCACCTACTGGAGCCAGAGCAATCAATCTGCTGGTGTAGTGTACACTACCCCCAAAATCCCCCCAAGTTGCGTCTGACCGAATCAATTAGCGGGGCAAAAGGTGGTGCCAGCTGAACCCCCAGGTTTAGTAGAACGTCGTAGTTCATTAAACTTGGGGCTCTAACCACCAAGCGCCTTGTCAAAGAGACGACGATATGCTACGTCCGCGAGATACGGGGCTTTGCTAGCCCGATAGTCTCAGCTTAGCCTGCACACTGCTATGGATCCATAGTTGGCAGATGCCCAAATAATGACCAGCCCAAAAGCCACCGGGCCTTGTCCCCAGCTGCTAGGCTGCGCCTGGACCACAAAGAGGCGCAACATCCGCCGTATCATTTGGCGATCCTTCTTCAAAAGACCGTCCTCCATAGAGACGGTGCCCGGCTATCTGCGTCGGAGGCGTAAGGGTGTATGTATGCCCGGTTGTCAGCTCTCACGAGTCGATAGATCGCCGGCCTGCCGTTCCGTCGCGACAGTCGATGGATCAATGAGCGCCTCTTTGGTGTTCTTTACTGGCTCTTGGCAAACCAATCTGCCTACGACGGAACTTCAGAACACCTCATGGACCTCGTACGGTATGCCGTTGTTTGGTCGATAAGCCTCCTGCTTCATGTTCAAGTTACGAGACCGTAGCTAATATGATGCATAGCGCATGTCTTCGGAAAAGTTGTCTGGCACCCGTGCTTTGGCTGGCAAGAATTTAACAATATTCCCTCTGATGATATTTGGGTTGGAGCAAACACTGTGATGCCGTGCTGCAACAACAAAATCTCCAAGAGCGGGTTAAGCAGCTACGGCTATTTTTTCCCGCCTCGTACCATGCATCCACGTCGCTGTCGCATGCCGCGGACGTTAACTTCTTCGGGATGAAATAAGGCTGGCTGTGGACCTGGGGCCTTGGAGTTGGGCGGTTCTGTTCAGCCAACTAGCTTGCAGAAGCTCGCTGCTTGTTTGCGACAGAGTTCCCTAGGGCCGGCGGAATGGAAAGACCGCGGATGAGCGACAGAAGATCGACTCAGCCTGTGAAATATTTGGTTAATGTCTCGCCGGTGAAGGCATCTAGTGGTGGGTAGGCTAAGGGTTGGAGGGTGTGGGCTTGCCATTATCCTTCATGGCGATCTGCATCGGGCAGAGCCAGTGGCAGCAGCATTATCGAGCTTTCGGTACTGGAAGCTATCAACGTCAGCGCGGCATCCCAGGCAGTCTGCGTTTGGTGATCGGAAGGCGTCAGCAGTTGAGAAAAGGCGTTTGCTACAGCGCATGCAAGCATCGGCAGAGGCAAACACGCATATATCGACCTAGCTAAGGATTCGGTCTTCGCAAGGGTTGTACTACTCAACATGGTGTCCCGTCTGATCCCTAGCTAAACCGGCAGGCCGTACTTCACAACTACACTCAAGTGTGTCACGGGCATCCGGCCTCCATTCCGCGCCTGCTTCGTCATCAGCCAACGGCGTGTTGTGGGCGCTGCAAACGGAAGCGAGCTCTCCAAGCTACTGTTTTCGCGTGCGTTAGAGTGGTGGAATTCTCCAGCGAGAGACGAGGATCCCTCGTTGGTCATTGCTCTTCGGCCATGACCTGATATTGTGCGACCGTCAAAAACTCTAACATCTGGTAGAGTTGGCAACAAGGAGACGAGTTCCTGAGGCCAGGCAAACAAAATAGATGGAAAACAAAGACTCGGCGGGATGACGATACTTGGCTTCCGCTCCTACACCCAATCAGCTGCCGTTTCTTTCGGATAAGATCTGGCCGGTACAACCAGTAATAAGCCTCTTGGCGAGTCTTTGTTCCCTGCCCTCTCACTCTGACAAGTGGTTCGAGTAACGAGGGTAACACACGCGGCCTCCATTTTGTGTAATCGCAAGTACCCATCTTTGACTGCGAGGGCACGCATCATCTTCGAGAAACCATCAAAGCTTATGTCACCTGATTTGTGTCCTCGACTTCAGTACTTGGTACCGAGGCTCCGTCGTCAAACTACCCCAGATACCTCTACGCCCAGTCGAAAGCCTCAGCACCAGCAAGCTTTCACACAAGCAAAGCACAGCGTGCTGTGCTCGCAGCTCCCATACTAAGCTCGAACGCCAGTGCTGCGCTAGATCCGTCAAACAAAGGATCGTGATGATACAGCTTTGTTTGTTGACTGCTTGCCTGGCATATGGAGCTTGAGCACACAGGCTGACGATGACCGAGCTCACCCCAGTCGCTTTGATCTACAGTCAAAGATCCGGCCCTCCTAGATTTATCGTTCCCAATTACGCCAATATGTTGACAGCAGCACCCAGTCCTCTTTACTCGCGGTTGATGATTCTGGCTTGCCATTGCGTTCGCACGGTTTACTGTACGGTATTGCTTGAGACCCATGCTCTGTATCTGGGACCCTTTCTCGATACGTGCGGCGCCGGCAGCTAGTCAACCTGGTCCTTCAATCTATTACATTTGACGCAACTAGTGCAAACTGCATTTATTGGCTCGAGCTCTTAATATTGAACAACGATCGTGCCCGGGTTGTTAGGCAGAAGTGACTGGGTAGAGTTTGGGCAAACACGATCTCCCTTTAAGGAATCTTACATCAAGTACATTTCAGGATCTATCATCTCCTGTTCAGGCTCGATCGCTTCACGTGGCAACGTGGTACTACGGAAAACTCCAGAAGCAGTATTCTTCGGTCTTCTTTTCCTTCCTCTACCCCTGGTGCCCTGGTCCTTCACCCCGTACCTGCCCGGAATTATGTAAGAAAGAGTAACGAGCCGTCTCATGTCGTGGCCCTCGATTCTCCCGCTCCACGCCCCGCCTGCTCTTCCCTTCCCTGCCTAGGACCCTGCGGCTATGGAGTGAGAAGAGCAGGAAGACGCCAAAGTCATTGCCTCTATTGCATTAGACTGAAAACCGAAGTGTAAGTAGAACGATGCCCGCCCAAACGAGCTTGTGCGGCGAGTCGTTGATTTTGAGCTGGCCCCTTCGCCGAAACACACCAACGACCGCGATGCCTTGATTCGCTGTCGTGTCAGGCGGGGGCCAGCCAGCCAGCAGAAGTCCACTGCTGAAGGGTTGAGGATAGGTGGCTCTGGTATGTAAGGCAGAGCAGATGCGAGCGGGCTTGCTGCTGCCGAGGACAAGGGCGTGGACGATCTTCGCGGTTATGGTATCACACGTGTCATGTTACTTTTGGAAGCTGCTGCTACGGGTGGGTTGCtgcttttttttcccccccTTTTGCGGCGGCTTGAGAAGAGAGCCTCCCTTACCGTTGTTTTCGGCGATATCACAACTTGTTGGTGTAACTTACTCGATTTGCGCTGGTGATTTCGGGCGTAGCAAGGCCGAGATCCCACTCGTTCGGAGAACAAGGCGTTCTCGAGAGAGTCATGGCAAGAAAAGGACATTTTCCTTGGAAAACAACTTCCCTGGGGGACTGCTTGGCGCACAATATTGTCAATGCTGATGCCACGCAGTACTCTTTGTCTCGAAAGTCTGCTCCGAGCCCTTGATGGAACAAGTCCCTCCGTCAGCAGTGTCCGACGTCAGAGACCCGGGGCTAGTATCATCATCACGGTTATCTAGGGAATGCGTTCTACTCGCCGTATCAGATCCGGACCGAAAGGAATTGCCGACTCCGTCGCCGCGGACGTCAACGGCCCGGCGAAGGACTTCGGCTAGGAGCGCGACTCTCACTCTCTGACTCCTATCTTCGTCTTCATCCTTCTCCTCGTCGTCACCTCGCCTCGCTGCACGAGCGTGCGATGGCTGCGGCGGAGGAGACggcgagggcggcggcgTAGGCGGCGGGATCGGAAGCGGAAACACGCTCTGCTGCTGGGCttcgcggcggcggcagacGAGGCACTTGCCCGGTTGGCGGAAGACGCCGGAGCATGAAAGGTCTGGGCATTCTTTGTCACCCCGCGACGAGCCGTCGAGGGAGCGAGAGCGAGAGGTGGATGCTTGTTTGCAGCATGGGTGAGTTATGCGGTGGCCTTGCCAGCAGCCGCAGGCGACGTGGTAGACGTTTTCTGCGAGGCACATTTTGTGAGATGATTCTGTGCTGCGGTGTTTCCCTTGATGGTTGGGCTGTGTTGAGTGGCGAGGATGTTGGCTTACCTTGGTATATCGTCAGATTCGATCGGGAGGTGGACTGGTTCGAGTTGAGGTTGGTGATGTGTGTCAATTGCTCTATAATGTTATCAAGCTTGGGGGTTTTCGAAGTCTTTGAAGGATGGGTGAGCTTTTGTTGTTTTGTCCCTCTCTTCCGTCTCTTGATAGTTGGGGCTTGGAGGGAAGTCTTGTGATATAGACCCAGGGAAGGGGAGATGCAGACATGCTTCTCGTGAACATGGAATCCGTAGATGTTTGTGCTATGTGTTGTTGAAAGTTGAAGTTTACTTTGTTCGAATAAACACAATGGCTCTGATGTTGACGAAAGAAAGAAACTGGCTGAGTGTGTACGGAGGGGACAAGGGAAGACAATGAAGACTCTTCATTTTGAACAAGTTGCCCATTTCGCGCTTGGATGTCTCCCTTTCTGTGTTGGAAGTCGATTGGCTTCAAGCATATGTAAGCTATAATTGTATACACCCACCTCAAGCATCTCAAGACTAACCTCACAAAAGGAGTCGAGTGTTCTACTTAGGAGGTAATTTCGAATACCAGTATTCTTTCCATACGCCTCTGGCTCTGATATGCGAGCCTTACTCTAGTTCCAGGAAGAGGTGGAGAGATAGGCAACCTTCAACATACCCGCTTTTAGGAGAGAGACTTTGTTCCGATGAAAGAAATATCAGCTTGTCGAGCGGCTCGGTATGGCCCGGCCTTGGTTATTCGAAAGGGAGGGCTTTGTGCTTGCACGAAGAGGGTTGAGCGGCAACCTTATAGGCTTCCGATCAACAAAGGAATAGCCATTTGACCCAAGTGAAGCAAGTCTTCAAGAGAGAAGCAAATCATGGAGATCAAGTAGAGAGATCGTGTATTAGGTTGTGACGTCGGGATTGGTTGGTTCATAAATCTTCAGAATCAATACGTGCTAGTTCTGGATTTACCTTGATCTCTCAACTGATTTACATGCCAAATGCCGCCGAGTTTTGCCTAGAAAAGGTGGCAAACGAAAGTCTCATAACTTCATAATCGTATCTTCATTTCTACACATCTACTCTAAAGTCCGCAACATCATTTCCCCTTTCCAGTCTCCACTGTCCCCTGTTTATTTCTTCGCAACATCTCGCATCGCACCTAATCAACCAACCTGGCAAGGTGAACACCATCATACAACGGCATCAACCAAGAATCCAGCCTCGGCTCATCATGCACGGCGCTGTTGAACTCGCGCAGCTTATCCACGTCCTCGGATTTCCAGTACGCTGCGCGTTCGCCCTTCTCGCGCTGCACCCACGGGTTCTCGTCCGAGTCGTCGGCGACGATACCGCGGCGGAGGACGTTGTCCGCGACGATGAGGCCGCCCGCACGAAGGAGACGGTTCTTGCCGTCTTTCTGCGATGCGGCGAGGATGGTGGATAGGTAGGATGGGTATCCTGACTTTTGGGCGTCGATGAAGATTAGGTCGTAGGGTTCCGAGGGGTTCAGGGTTGGTAGGCTGATTTTGAGTGTTAGTTAGGTGGGATGGAGGTGGTCTCTCACAGCCCCTTTAATGCTACCCATCTTCTTCGTTCTTATCCGACGAAGGTTTGGTGGCACTAGAGGGGCCGAAAGAGTAGTAATTCGAGCCTTGGAAGGGAATCTCACGTCTCCAGAGCGTCGCCGACAACGACGGACGCGTTCTTGATGCCGTTGGCGGCCCAGGCCTCCTCGGCTTGCTTTGCGTAGTCTGCGCTGAATTCGAGGCCGGTGACGGTGCCTTCTGGGCCTACGGCGTGGGACCAGACCATGCCGGAGTAGCCTACGTAGACGCCGATTTCGAGGACTATGGAGGGGTGATGTTTTGTTAGCATTGGTTTCTGAGTTTTGAGTTGAGTTGCGTGAGAGCCGCGTGTGCCAACCCTGACTCCTTGGCTCCACGAGAATTGGCCGTGGCTAAGACATGAGGCATTGTAGAGAAGGTTGACAACCCCCTGAATTATTCACCTAGATCTCTCTAATATCTCACTTGAGTTCGGACTTTGATTGAGTTGAGTTGAGTTGAGTTGCTTCACAGGAGACACCGCGTCGCAGGTCCAAAAGCGTTCAACAACTCTCAAGCAAACCCACCGTGTCAAACGCCCACTCCTCCTCTCTCACCCAAACGCAGAAAGAAAGCGGCAAAACGAGAAAAGAGGTCGATAGAAAAGAACGCACTTCTCTTGGCCCCAATGAGCTTCGCAATCCAAATGTGGTTCTGCGCCTGAAAATTGCTAATCATCAACATGGACGTCTCGGGCTGCGTCTTGTCGATGTGGTCGTGGTAGGCGATAATGTGCGCGGGCAGGTCGGTGGAGCGGGACTCGGAATACGTCGTCACGTTGCGCGAGACGGACTCGTTTGGGTAGAGGACCGAGACGGAGGACTTCATCTTTGCTTTGTGCTTGGCTGTGTGACTTTTCTGAAGCTGTGAAATGGGCGCGGTTTTCTTGGATATTGGAAGAATCAAAGTTGTCTAGTAAGAGCGTTGTCGGTTTGTGAGACGTTATGAGGATGAGGTGAGCTGGTTGAACTGGGTCGAGTCAGGTGGATCGCAACGGGACCATTCGTCGGCACTTCTCGTCAAACAAGTGTATGAAGTGCAAAAGTTGTGATTTCCAAACAGAGAAACCAGAATGGTAagagagagtgagagagagccTGGTGTATTTATGCCAAGTATGAAGTTCCCAAACgacccccctcccctcctcccccgcCAAACGTCGCGTTGGCGTCGATTGTTAAGTCATCCTCTCATACCTTAGATGACAAGTGACAACCACGGACATCGTGTCACAACAACCCCGGTCCCATCCCGCGCGCGGAACGGGTGGACATGAAGAGCAAACGTCGCGCCCTAGTTCCGAGAGCTGAAGCAGAGATCGACCCCTCCATTCATCGGTGCGGGTTCCACCCCCACCTCTTTCCATCCCCCGCATTCGGAGCAAGATGCCGGTTGTCGAGTGTGGTCAGTAGGTAGCGTCCCCCGGTTGCGCAATCGCCCACACTCACCACCCCCCGCCAGAAGGAATAGAAGACTCCAATGGCATTCAAAGAATATCCGTACCGGACATAAGTGAGATAGAAGTAACCAGTTAACCTGCCTGTTCGGCCGAAGTCGCCATGAAAGCTCGGCTCGGCGATTGGGTGCCTTGATGGAGCACACAAGTCAGTCTGCTTCGTTCGGACTTACTTCTTCAGACGACGAGGCGCTCGGTGGATCTATCTTTACCCAACCAACCGCATCGAACTGCTGCAACTTCCACGTCTAGAAATCGTCGGGCCTGACACACGGCACTTTTGGAGAGGAGGGTGGGTTGTAGTTGCTTTTGTAAGGTTACTTCGATATCGGCCCTCCATTTTCGCCGCATTCTTGCCCACTTGGGGAATTGCTACCCTTTTACTTTTTGTACTTTTTTCTTGACAGGTGCTTGTTTTACAGCGGGAGGTTAATCTTGCATTTCGATTTGAGAGAGGGGTAACGGGCAAACATTGCATCTGCCTGCACGACATCATGCGAACTTTGGATCAAATCCGTACCGGCCGAAGAagaaggggaaaaaaagGAGTTGGGATGGAAGGGAAGTTTTTGGAAACGGGTTACAGACGCGCTCGGTGCCGTTGCGGCGGGACTATCTACTGCTCAAGGTACCTTAATCCCGAGGTTCCTTACTTGAGTATCTTACAGGCCACACCGCACCATCCCATGACAAATGCCGTTTCTGTTTCGGGAAGGAGGGGCGGTTCCGAGGGACGACTACTACAGCAAGGTGATTCTTCAGTGACATTGTAAAGAACCACATCAAAAACCCAAATTGCTGACTTATCTACGTAACGGCGTCTTGCACTCAACCTTTCTCTTGAACGCATACCGTGCTTAATGGCTGCGCGTAACCTGTTTCCTCCTAAGTTCACTTTCTCATCAAGGGCAAATCCAGTCATAAAGTGGTTTCCAAAGTGTTGTATTAAGGCGGGGAACTTTAATGTCTAGTGACCTAATTAACAAAAAACTACACAACTAGAAACAAAACCCTCCGCGATATATCTAGCAACAAAGAGACGGAGCGACAGGAAGTTACTCCTGACAGAATTAAGTCTTTTGTTGCCCAAAAATCCCACGCCAAGGGCTGATGATTCTCATATGCTCTTCCGCTCAACACTTTCCCCTCCCTTTTCTCTTCAAGGACAACGACCACTGATCTCCATATCATACGCTTCACCTCAGAGGCAGGAGTCTACTTGTTTCCAGTAACTGCTTTCCAGTAGCTACTCTGCAGTGGGTCATACCCCTCACAGGCCCTTTTGTAAAAGCGTCTTCCGTTAGTTGATAGAGACACTTAGAGGAAGAAGGCGGCGACCAGGAGAGCACCGGCAAGCGTGAGAGGCGCCTTGACGTAGCTGCCGCCAGCGGTGACGACCGTGGAGGGCTTGCCTCCAGTGGTAGATGGCTGGGTGGGAGGCTGCGCCGGAGTCTGGGCAGGAGGCTGCGCGGGCGGCTGAGCGGGCTGCGTGGGAGGCTGCGCGGGAGGTTGCGCGGGAGGTTGCGCGGGAGGTTGCGCGGGAGGTTGCGCAGGGGGCTGAGCCGGAGGCTGCGAAGGGGGTTGAGAAGGAGGTTGCGCTGGAGGCTGAGAAGGAGGTTGAGAAGGAGGTTGCGCTGGAGGCTGAGCGGGAGGCTGCGAGGGAACAGTAGCAGGCTTGTTC
Proteins encoded in this region:
- a CDS encoding O-methyltransferase, yielding MKSSVSVLYPNESVSRNVTTYSESRSTDLPAHIIAYHDHIDKTQPETSMLMISNFQAQNHIWIAKLIGAKRILEIGVYVGYSGMVWSHAVGPEGTVTGLEFSADYAKQAEEAWAANGIKNASVVVGDALETLPTLNPSEPYDLIFIDAQKSGYPSYLSTILAASQKDGKNRLLRAGGLIVADNVLRRGIVADDSDENPWVQREKGERAAYWKSEDVDKLREFNSAVHDEPRLDSWLMPLYDGVHLARLVD